The following proteins are co-located in the Sulfurospirillum deleyianum DSM 6946 genome:
- a CDS encoding molybdopterin-dependent oxidoreductase: protein MRLTTCPLDCFDGCSIVVGENLKLKGNKAHPITQGYLCHHLNHYHQFERIEEPRYLGQSISMDEALKILVEKLQGHAPSKTLYFKGSGNLGVMQSASKRFFAEHHAILASGSLCDEAGDVGICEGRGANLALSPLHVKEAEVVILWGRNPSVTNSHMLPSLKGKTLIVIDPVKIELANHAALHFSIKPKGDLFLALALAKALLHVNKEDKAFLQERTLNFEAFREFLEGFSQEELLLKADVSTSQIEQFLELIHGKKVCILAGVGVQKYRFGHSVLRSIDALGALLGLFGKEGCGVGYLSNSGFGFYAPFKVKAQTEPLPIVDFSKFELVFIQGGNPLSQMPSTLNVREGIEKASCVVYFGLHENETSQKAHLVIPACSFLEKEDVKLSYGHPFIGRMPKLVESKMGVSEYALTQTLLKAFGYTPLEEEKTIIEVVIDSNGVQKEGFLISKSYEDLPYAKGFYTPSGRFEFLESFEEEPLMDEGFYLISAKQNRSLNSQFITDDYLYVPKSLGLEQEDRVLLSSAYGSCEYAVMPCEELRDDCLLLYSGAKNGNVLTPHLMSQKGECAVYQEVKVRLDKKK, encoded by the coding sequence ATGCGTTTAACAACCTGTCCGCTTGATTGTTTTGATGGATGTAGCATCGTTGTTGGGGAGAACTTAAAACTCAAAGGTAATAAAGCCCATCCCATCACCCAAGGCTATTTGTGTCACCACCTCAACCATTACCACCAGTTTGAACGCATTGAAGAGCCTCGCTATTTGGGGCAGAGCATCTCTATGGATGAGGCTTTAAAGATTTTAGTCGAAAAGCTTCAAGGGCATGCGCCCTCTAAAACACTCTATTTTAAAGGCAGTGGTAATTTAGGGGTGATGCAAAGTGCAAGCAAACGTTTTTTTGCGGAACACCACGCCATTTTAGCCTCAGGTTCGTTGTGTGATGAGGCGGGAGATGTGGGCATTTGCGAGGGAAGAGGGGCAAATTTAGCGCTTTCGCCTTTACATGTAAAAGAGGCGGAGGTGGTGATTCTTTGGGGGCGAAACCCCTCGGTGACCAATTCGCATATGTTGCCATCCTTAAAAGGCAAGACGCTCATTGTCATTGACCCTGTTAAAATCGAGCTTGCCAACCATGCGGCGTTGCACTTTTCTATCAAACCCAAAGGGGATCTTTTTCTAGCCTTAGCCCTAGCCAAGGCGCTTTTACATGTAAACAAAGAAGATAAGGCATTTTTGCAAGAGCGCACGCTTAATTTTGAAGCGTTTCGAGAGTTTCTTGAGGGCTTTTCTCAAGAGGAGTTACTTTTAAAAGCCGATGTTTCAACTTCGCAAATAGAGCAATTTTTAGAGCTAATTCATGGTAAAAAAGTGTGCATATTAGCGGGTGTGGGGGTTCAAAAGTACCGCTTTGGACACAGTGTGTTACGCTCCATTGACGCATTAGGGGCACTTTTAGGACTTTTTGGAAAAGAGGGGTGTGGTGTTGGCTATCTTAGCAATAGCGGTTTTGGATTTTATGCACCTTTTAAAGTGAAAGCCCAAACTGAGCCTTTGCCCATTGTTGATTTTTCTAAATTTGAGTTGGTGTTTATTCAAGGGGGCAATCCTCTAAGTCAAATGCCTTCAACGCTCAACGTCAGAGAGGGAATTGAAAAAGCTTCGTGTGTGGTCTACTTTGGTTTGCATGAAAATGAAACCTCGCAAAAAGCGCATTTGGTTATTCCTGCGTGTTCGTTTTTGGAAAAAGAGGATGTGAAGTTGAGCTACGGGCATCCGTTCATTGGGCGAATGCCAAAACTTGTGGAAAGTAAGATGGGTGTGAGTGAATACGCATTGACTCAAACCCTTTTAAAAGCCTTTGGCTACACGCCTTTGGAAGAGGAAAAGACGATTATTGAGGTGGTGATTGACTCCAATGGTGTGCAAAAAGAGGGCTTTTTAATCTCAAAAAGTTACGAGGATTTGCCGTATGCTAAAGGCTTTTATACGCCCAGCGGTCGGTTTGAATTTTTAGAATCTTTTGAAGAAGAGCCTTTGATGGATGAGGGATTTTACCTCATCAGCGCTAAGCAAAACAGGTCGCTTAATTCGCAATTTATCACCGATGATTATTTGTATGTGCCTAAAAGTTTGGGTTTAGAGCAAGAGGATAGGGTGCTTCTAAGCAGTGCGTATGGAAGCTGTGAATATGCCGTGATGCCCTGCGAGGAATTAAGAGATGATTGTCTGTTGCTGTACAGTGGCGCTAAAAATGGCAATGTTCTCACCCCGCATTTGATGAGCCAAAAGGGCGAGTGTGCGGTGTATCAAGAGGTTAAAGTGCGATTGGATAAGAAAAAATGA